Genomic window (Notolabrus celidotus isolate fNotCel1 chromosome 15, fNotCel1.pri, whole genome shotgun sequence):
tgtgCAAACTCACGTGAGCCTGGGGTATAATGATCTTGTCCACATCGTTTTCTTTTTCAGGCTTCTGCGCCGAAACCGGCACGAAAGTGATCttcaccatgtttgtttgttcggtgtttgttttctttagatGGTTTCTGGTTCAGTGCGCTGCCTTCATCAAGCGAGCAGTGGAGATTATATAGCAGCAGACCGGTGTCGCCCCCGGGACTCAGTGACATCAGAAGAGCGTCTTCTCTGACGAACGAACGCTGTGTGGTCTGAAGGAAAAGCCGCCTCGCCATTGACAAAATAAGAGTCCTAGTCCGGCTACAACTTATAGACTTCACATGAGATATGCATTTTATACGCATTTTGATAAACATATTAAGGTAGGTTAATGTTTCAAGCTGttgaggattaaaaaaaacaatgtttaactcctgtttgttctttttacaTTATACCGTGCTCTTATTCTGAAGGAAAGTGCCCAATATGGCAATGCTTTccgtattttatttaaagctgcatgTCCTCTTCCCAACCATGTTCCGAAGAACAAGTATCCGGAAATGTAGGAATGTTTAAAACTCCCCGTCAGCTTTTTCAAGGCAACAAAGTTAATACTGGGTCATTTCGGCTGATAATGATGattattagattagattagattcaatTTAGTGTCATTGGGCATGTCACAGGTACAAGCAATAAAATGTAGATTGCATCTAACCAGAAGTGCTTTAGCagtagataaatgaataaaaagaatatacagagttatgaatgatgataaatataatatgatatgtaTCTACATGAGTGACTATTGACTATTGCTACAGGTATGTACAGGCTATGGACAGGCTATGACTATGGTCATGGTATACATTAGATTATACAGTACAGTAGTGCAAGGTGATAATAGGAGATTTACattctttttttacattcttTTTAGAGTATGTACATTTCACAGTGTGTGcagtaaaaatgaatgaattaatgtaCAGGGAGGAAAGTGCAGTTAGTGGTGCAGTGGTGGTTCAGTCCTGAAGTGGttggtgagtgtgtttgtgtgtatgtgtagttcccctccaggagaccataacaacactaaatAGCtcattcagtgacagacttcttcacccgcggtgtctcatggagagataccgcagatcttttcttcctgcagtggtcagactatataaccaataatatatatgttgtagatatgcttattttttacctctttaattttaattttaattgctaatcactttttaaaaattgttactttataggctcttgttgctttatatttttctttttgcactgtctactttgctactgtgacacttgaatttccccgttgtgggacgagtaaaggactatcttatcttatcttatcttcttatCTCTTATAACAATAGTTCAATAATTCTGTTGAACTCCATCCCCTTATTGGCTCATCAAGAGATGTAATGCATATAGTGATGCACACTTCTGTAGTAGTGCACTGTCATGTCCTGAATTGTTCCTCGGGTTAGgcatttgttttcttgagatagaTGTTTAGTATAACTTAAATAACGATTATGCATTACAGTGTAATGTGAGCATTtagatgaaataataaaaatgcaccacagaacgccacaggaagtcattcctgcctgtggccatcagactgtacaactcctccctctgatgactgaactatattctgtactctgtgcaatacactgtgcaatatccctgccacttcaacatcctgtatacAATActttcattcccagtgcttttgtacatagtgAACTGTGACTATTCTGCATTTCTGTATAAACTTATTATAAATCCAAATTATATGATTtcattcgtatttatatcttattctattccttctttctaCTAATATTTTGACTATTTCATACTGtatataagagcattctgtaacaactgaatttcctctgggataaataaagtatttctgattctgattacttCAGCATTAGCAAATCTTAAATGACTAGGGTAGATCACTGTACATGATGGAAAGAAGATGTATCATTTACTGTAGAAATTTCAAGAAGCCTGCTTTTGAAATAATGTAATTGAATAATTTAGGATTACAATCCTTGAATTTCATGACCAACTGGTGATGAAAGCCATCTTCAATACATAATAGTAGATCATTGCAAACAAAAGCAGATTTGCTTGCACATTGCTCtacacaaaatgcaaataacagcacacatgcacatttgcATAGATATCACACAGCTCTGCTGTATGTGAATAGTCATGACGGTGTACACATATGACTCATAACAGACATCAGCCACATGAAGGGCTAAATATAAACCATGTAGGAAATGTGATTTGATAAAACTGCTTCCCTCCCATTGTATTAGAAGAGGTAAAGAGCATGTGTTGGGAAGCCTATCAAATACAGAGATCATTTTTAATCTATCCCAGTACTGCAGGGACAATCCAGCTTGCCGTTCTGCTTCATACCACTTCAGACAACAGGCTTTTTACACTCCACCCATATGGGCACTTgcatttgattgacagctcagtCTAGTTCACATTAGATTGTTTTCTACAAAGGGGGTGATCCACTATACTTGTCCCCATCCTTGAATTGATGGCTCACATTCAAGCATTAAATAGGCCTATCTTACTAATGATCTGATGTGAGAATTGGGAGATATATGGTCTCTAGTGTTGACACACATTAATTGAAAGTGCTGCACAAAGCTTACATAAAAGACTAAGAGTAGATGTATAACAATGAAATTTCAATTAGATGGAGCTGGATATACATATTTAAACTACATGTTAAGTATTgagtatgtttattttaaaaacagttctGAGTGTTTTCATGTATTTCTGATGAATATGAAGTTTTATTTAACTACTGCAATTGTGGCATATTCTTTGTTTCAGTTGTAGATATAGATGTTTTGACGACTTTGGAGCtcccatttcttttctttttttaaactttatttttattgaattttacaattatttgaaaacaaggcacagacaaacaaaattaCAGTTccgtacaacaacaacaacaacaacaacaacaacaacaacagggtcaacagattttgatggtatATTTTAGCCTACATAGAGGAGAGCAGCCTAGCACAGGATTAATTTCCTTCcttttgtaaatatttcttTTATATGGCTATACAGTGAACATCAACAGAGTATATTTTATGTAATATCAGCCAAAATAGTCAGTCAAGAGCCACCCACCAATGTCTTTGGTGTTCACTGGGGGGGAGCTATACACTTTAAGGACTCGTTCTTGAATTTTTATTGCAAACACATATATATTAGTTTCTGCTTCCCCATCTATCCAGTGTTGTCCCTGTAAATgtgtatacacatacacacatttatacatatatattgaatgaaagtctgaatgtcttgaatgaaagtctgaatatcttgaatgaaagtctgaatatatggaatgaaagtctgaacatattgaatgaaagtctgaatatatggaattaagtctgaatatattgaaagaagtctgaatatatggaatgaagtctgaatatatggaatgaagtctgaatatatggaatgaaagtctgaatattttTGTAATGAAAGTCTGagtatattgaatgaagtctgaatatatagaatgaagtctgaatatattgaaagaagtctgaatatatggaatgaagtctgaatatattgaaagaagtctgaatatattgaaagaAGTCTGAacatatggaatgaaagtctgaatatagggaatgaagtctgaatatatggaatgaaagtctgaatatttttgtaatgaaagtctgaatatcttgaatgaaagtctgaatatatggaatgaaagtctgaatatattgaatgaaagtctgaatatattgaatgaagtctggaGCTCCCTTTTCTGCCAGACTTCATCATTCCAGCTTGAGGTTTAAATGTAGGCCCTACTTGTAGTTTCGGACTAAAGTTCAGGACAAAAGCTGACATGACCATTGATGGTTGGCGGGTACGAGCGTTGCGCGCCCTCGTTGTGTAGTCTGTTCATCCATTCATATGTAAATGAACCGTCATATATACCTAGTACATGCCCCGTCGGAGCAGTACTGAAGAGCCCAGCCTCTCTGCAAGCTTTGTTGGCCGCTGGGATTGCTCGGCCATCTGTCCCCATTGACAAGCTGTAACGGCTCTTTGGATTACTCGCCACCCTCCAGTCCAGTGGACTTCTGGCAGCGCCTGGGTTAAACTTCAACAACATGGCCCCCATCCGTAACACCACCAACGGAATGGACAGAGGTGAAAACTGCAGTGGAGTCAAATCAGACAGAAAGGTAAAAGGCAAATGTTGCAACCtaaatcagtgtttctgtttaaaCCTGGCTCATTACTGACAAAGTGACTCAATTGTCTGTACTGTTTTTGGCAGATGAGGAAACCTCTGGTCgagaagaaaaggagagctCGCATCAATGAAAGTTTACAAGAACTCAGAGTTCTCATCGCTGAGGCGGACGTAGGTTTTAGTTGCTACATTGTTAGGCCTCTGCTCTTTGTAGAGTTGCTCTTTAAAATAAACCTATTTAAAGTCTTGTTGAAGCTAGCTTCTGCTTCCACAGCTTTTTTGCTTATGCTTCTCTTGTGTCACTCGCTGCAGTTACAATCAAAGATGGAGAATGCCGAAGTGCTGGAGATGACTGTGAAACGTGTGGagagcatcttacacaaccaggcACAAGGTAAACAAACACTTACATGGTCTGCAAAAGAAAGAATTCATTACATATTTGAATTTTCACTAAAACTAACCACTTCAACTCATACCTAGCTAGCTTATAACTTGCATTTGTTAAATGTAATTCCTCCATATGAACATATAAGGGTCAGCGCATTAATATTCTAATCAAGTGTACTGCGGCCACAGGTGCGCGTAAGCATCTTTAattgcagccaatcagaaaagAGATTCTGATGCTTTAAGATGATTAATTAGCTCACTATGTTTGCTAACTCGTGTGCTAATGAATATTTGTTTCATCTGCCCGTAGAAGTGGACGCTGTGAACCGGGAGGCATGTGAACGCTTTGCAGCCGGCTACATCCAATGCATGCATGACGTGCATACTTTTGTGTCCAGCTGTCCGGGCATTGACCCAACAATAGCTGCTGAGCTCCTGAACCACCTCCTTGAGAGCATGCCCCTGAACGACGAAGACCGCCTCCGGGTGATGCTGCCGGACACGGCTGCGGAGTGCCCcggcagcaacagcagcacctgGGCCTTGTCTGAGAGCATGTACACGGCCCTGGTGTCTCCAGCCCCCTCCACTACCTCCAGTGACGACCTCTGTTCCGACCTGGATGAGACGGACTCAGATCAAAGTCATGTGTCTTCTTCAGATGACGCCAGCGACCAGGATGTGTTGAGCCTGCCTCCCCTGACATACTCCAAGTCTGTGTGGAGGCCATGGTAGATGATATGAGAGGAAGCCTATTTAAAACCACAGTAGAggattcagtgttttgtttgtagGTTGGTTTTGTGGAATAGGCCCTCAGTACATGACAGAATCTCTGCTGAGATGACATTTGAAGCTTGTGAAAGGCATCTGAGAAGCTCTTTGTGTAATTATTGGGAAACAGCTATTACcagaaat
Coding sequences:
- the hes6 gene encoding transcription cofactor HES-6, translated to MAPIRNTTNGMDRGENCSGVKSDRKMRKPLVEKKRRARINESLQELRVLIAEADLQSKMENAEVLEMTVKRVESILHNQAQEVDAVNREACERFAAGYIQCMHDVHTFVSSCPGIDPTIAAELLNHLLESMPLNDEDRLRVMLPDTAAECPGSNSSTWALSESMYTALVSPAPSTTSSDDLCSDLDETDSDQSHVSSSDDASDQDVLSLPPLTYSKSVWRPW